A single region of the Amphiura filiformis chromosome 7, Afil_fr2py, whole genome shotgun sequence genome encodes:
- the LOC140157602 gene encoding uncharacterized protein yields the protein MLDGFQALFVSVVGQAGHPHAAEFAAKINVPWSNQRCSQHTVDPNIKFTQEGLSDNKLAFLDCLVHVKEDLSLSVSVYRKQTHTDQYLQFDSNHPLIQKLGVVTTLFHRAETIVTKESEKKAEQDHLRKALHHCGFKNWAIDKALNSGGKDGKEPTKHSSSNSGRTASATIPYHGDLSEKLKRIFREYNITTHFKLVNTIRQALVHPKDKQPKARQSGLVYGIQCAESFNCTDTYIGENHLRNGYSNINDLVRALQNQRFMHT from the exons ATGTTAGATGGCTTCCAAGCATTGTTCGTTTCTGTTGTTGGTCAAGCTGGTCACCCGCATGCTGCAGAATTTGCTGCAAAG attaacgtaccttggagcaaccaacgttgcagCCAGCACACAGTTGACCCCAATATCAAGTTCACCCAGGAAGGCTTATCAGACAATAAACTCGCCTTTCTTGATTGTCTCGTTCACGTAAAGGAAGACCTTTCCCTGTCAGTATCTGTTTATCGAAAACAGACTCATACTGACCAGTATTTGCAGTTCGACTCAAACCATCCGCTCATCCAGAAACTCGGTGTGGTAACGACTCTTTTCCATAGAGCGGAGACCATTGTCACCAAGGAATCCGAAAAGAAAGCGGAACAAGATCACCTGCGTAAAGCTCTCCACCATTGTGGCTTCAAGAATTGGGCAATTGATAAAGCCCTGAACTCAGGTGGAAAAGACGGTAAAGAGCCCACCAAACATTCCAGCAGTAATTCTGGTAGAACTGCAAGTGCTACAATCCCTTACCACGGTGATTTATCGGAGAAACTTAAGCGCATATTCAGAGAGTATAATATCACAACTCACTTTAAACTAGTCAATACCATACGTCAAGCCttagtccaccccaaggacaagCAACCCAAAGCCAGGCAGAGTGGACTTGTATATGGTATTCAGTGCGCGGAGAGTTTCAACTGTACTGACACTTATATTGGAGAGAACCACTTAAGAAACGGCTACAGTAACATCAACGATCTAGTTCGGGCCCTGCAGAATCAGCGGTTTATGCACACCTAA